The genomic stretch GCTGTGAAAGCGGTCGATCGTGGTCCAGGCGCTGAGCGCCACCACGATCAGCAGCAACGGCAGCGTCAGCCGGGCCACGGTGGCCAGCGATCGGCCGCGCCCCGCGCACGCCTTGTGGACACCGAGGACCAGCGGGGCCGGCAGCCGCAGTCCGAGCGCCCGCCGGGCCGGCCCGGTCAGCCGGCCGCCGGCTGGTGCGGCCGGACGCGGCACCGGAACCGGCGGCACCCGCCCGGCCCGCCAGGCCGCGAGCCCCGTGGTCAAGCCGATGAACAGCACCGTGCCCAAGGGCACCGCCAACAGCGCCACGGTGTGCCCGGGCAGCCCCTGCCACACGCCCACGGCGTCGCCGAGCCGGCCGGGGATCCGGCTGCCCAGGGCCTCGGTGAGCGCCGCGGCGGCCACCGAGCCGAGCAGCGCGTACGCCAGATGCTGGAGCAGAAAGATCCGGACGACCTGGCCCGGTGTGAAACCGATCGCCTTCAGCACCGAGAGATCCCGCAGATGCCCCCGGATACGGGTGGCGATCGCCCCGTGCACGGCGAACCCCGCCGCGATCAGCGCGCCGAGGCCGAACAGGCCGAGCACCTGGCCCAGCAGCCGGTTGTCGCCCTGCGCCGCGGAGCGCGCCTGCTGCCAGGTGGAGACCTCGCCGACCGCGCCGGAGCCCAGCACCGTGACGGCACGCTGCACGGTGTAGTCCGTGTCGGCCGGGTCGTCCAGCCGCAGCCCGATGACTTGGCCGCCGGGAGCGCGTACGGCGGACGGCAGGGCCCATACCAGCCCCGGCTGCTCGCCCGGGCTGTAGTGGGGCTCGGCACTGTCCGCGATGCCCTCGACGGTCAGGGTGCGGGCGGTACCGGGCAGCGTGAGGGTGTCCCCGGGCTCGGCCAGCAGGGCCCGGGCCAGGCTGCTCTCCAGCACCACGCCGTCCGGTTCGGCCGTGTCCAGCCAGTGCCCGGCGGTGAGCAGCGGCCGGCCCACGGGGGGCAGGCGAGGGGTGCCGCGCAGCTCGACGGAGGCGCGGGTGCCGCGTACGGCGACGGTGGCGGACTCGGTGCGGTAGGGGCCGGCCACCGAGGCGACGCCGTCCAGCTCGGCCAGCCCGCGCGGGTCGGCGGACGGCACGGTGTGGATCCACACATGCGCGCCGCGGGCCTGGGTGAAGATCCGCTGCCAGGGGTTGGTGGCGTACCCGAACAGGGCGGTGGCCAGCAGCAGCGAGGCGACGATCCCGGCGGTGGCCAGCACGAGGAACAGCGCCTCACCACGATGCGTCCGCAGATCGGAGTGCGCCCACCGCAGGCTGCCCCGTACGCCGGATCCCATGCCCAGCGGACCCCTTGCCATCAGTCCCTCAGCTCCAGCACGCCCGAGATCCCCGCCTTCCGGGACGCGGGCGCGCCGTCCAGCGGCGCGTCGTCGGCTATACGGCCGTCGAAGAAGCTGATCACGCGGTCGGCGGCGCTCGCCAGCCGGGCGTCATGCGTGACCAGCACGATCGTCTGGCCGCGTCCGTGGAAGCGGGACAGCAGCCGCGTCACCTCGCGTGTGCCCTTGCTGTCCAGGCTCCCGGCGGGCTCGTCGGCCAGCAGCAGCGGGGGATGGTTGACCAGCGCCCGGGCGAGCGCGACCCGCTGCTGCTCGCCGCCGGACAGCTCGCCCGGCATGCTGCGCTCCTTGCCCGTGAGCCCCAGCTCGGCCAGCAGTTCCTCGCGCTCGGCACGGGCCTGCTTCGGCGGGACACCGGCGAGCAGGGCGGGCAGCTCGACGTTGTCGGCGACGGACAGGTTCGACACCAGGTTGAAGAACTGGAACACGATCCCGATGGCCCTGCGGCGCTCCACCGCCCAGCGTGCCTCGCTGAAGGAGTCCGTGCACCGCCCGTCGAGCCAGATGCTGCCCTCGTCCGGGCGCTGCAGCCCGCCGAGGAGATGCAGCAGCGTGGACTTGCCGGCGCCCGACGGGCCGGTGATCGCCACGAACTCGCCGCGCGCCACGGAGAGATCGACTCCGCGCACGGCACGCGCGGGCGCGCCCTCGCCGTGGTGGGTCTTCACCAGTCCCTCGGCGCGCAGCACGGGAGTGCCCTCGGCCCGCACCGGAGTGCCCTCGGCCGGCACCTCAGCGCCCTCGGCCCGCGGAACCGGAGTACCGTCCTCGCTCATTCCAGTTCCTCCTGGCACCGTTCCAGCCAGTCGAGGTCGGCCTGCAGATGCAGCATCGCGCCCTCGATGAGCAGATGGGCGATGCGGTTGTCCCGGTTCTCGGCCGCGGCCAGCTTCGACAGATTGCGCATGGTGGTGAGGTACTGGCGCCGCTGCTTGTTGATGAGGGCGATCTGGTCGGCGAGACCGGTCTGCGGGGCCAGGGCGAGCTTCATGAAGAACTCGTCCCGCACCCGCGGCTCGTCCTCGGTCTCCTCGAACCAGGCGTGCAGCGCCTCCCGCCCGGCGTCGGTGAGGTGGTAGACCTTCTTGTTGGGTCGGCTGGACTGCTCGACGTCCTCGCCCTCGATCAGTCCCGACTTCTCGAGGCGGCCGAGGGTGACGTAGATCTGGCCGACGTTCGGCTGAGGGTACGCGGAGCCCAGCAGTTGCTCAAGGTCCTGCTTCAGCTCATAGCCGTGGGCCGGGCCGCGGGCGAGGAGTGCCAGGAGGGCAAGGCGCACTCGTGCTGTCCTCCTGTCTGCTCACAATGTGCTCCAGGCCCTAGTATCGCCCATACCTAACGGGTATACATGGCCTCTGACTCCCGGCGAGGATGCCGCAGTCGTGTGTACGTGTTCAGGGAGGAACCTATGCGGTGGATACGCGCCGCTGGTAGGGGGCCCCGGATACGCGCCGCCGGCCGGGCCCTTCTCGTCCTCGCCGTGCTCATGACCGGGTACGTCGCCTCCGGTGCGCGGGCGGGAGAAAGCGACGGCTCCGGCCGTGGCCCGCTCACCCTGGCCACCGCCGGCGATCTCACCGGCTATCTCGGCCCGCTGCTCCAGGGCTGGAACCGCACCCACCCCGGCGAGAAGGTCACCCTGGTCGAGCTGCCGGACTCCGCCGACGAGACCCATGCGCAGATGACCACCGATCTGCGCGGCGGCGACCGCGGCCGGTTCGACGTCCTCAACATCGACGTCAACTGGACCTCGGAGTTCGCGGCGGCCGGCTGGATACGGCCGCTCCCGAGCGAGCGATTCCCGCTCGGCACCTTCCTGCCGCCGGTCGTGAACACGGCCACCTATGAGGGACGGCTGTACGCGGTCCCGTACGTCACGAATGCCGGACTTCTCCTGTATCGCAGGGACATCCTCGCCAAGGAGGGCGTACCCCCGCCGCGCACCTGGGCCGAGCTGGAGCACGACGCGAAGACCATCGCGCCGAAGTACGGACTCGGCGGCTACGCGGGCCAGTTCCTGCCCTACGAGGGGCTCACCGTGAACGCCGCCGAGGCCGTCTACTCGGCGGGCGGCTCGATCCTCGGCGACGAGGGCACCCGGGTCACCGTCGACTCGGCGGCCGCCCGCGAGGGCATCGGCTTCCTCGCCCGCGGCATCCGCGAGGGCTGGATCCCGAAGGCGGCGCTGACGTACAAGGAAGAGGAGTCCAAGCGGGCCTTCCAGGACGGCAGGCTGCTCTTCCTGCGCAACTGGCCCTACGCCTATGCCGTCGCCTCCGCCAAGGGCTCCAAGGTCGCCGGGAAGATCGGCGCCGTACCGCTGCCCGGACCCGACGGGCCGGGCACCAGTGTGCTCGGCGGCTCCAACCTCGCCGTCAACTCCCATGCCCGGCACCCCGATTCGGCCGCGCGCCTGATCGCCTACCTCACCAGCGCGCCCGTTCAGCGCCAGGTGCTCACCCGGGGCGCGCTGCCACCGGTACGCGCCGCGCTCTACGAAGACCCCGCGCTGGTACGCCGCTTCCCCTACCTTCCCACCCTGCGCACCGCCGTGCTCACCGCTGCCCCGCGCCCCAAGAGTGCGCACTACGACCAGGTCAGCCTGGTGGTGCAGGCGATCGTGCACGATGCGCTGACCGGGCACGAGACACCCGCGGCGGCGGTGCGCCGACTGGCCCGGGAGCTGGCGGCTGTCTCCCGCCGCTAGTTACTTGTTAGGTAACGCGTACGTCTCATCTGTTGTGAAAATGCCCCGGTAAGTCCGTATTTGGCACCCCAACTCACCAGTAGCTACTGTTCTTTTCATTGACACCCTCGCGATACGCCTACCTAACATGCATGCATGTTGAGTAAGCACCACTGGTGGCGCGACGCGGTGATCTACCAGGTGTACGTCCGCAGCTTCCTGGACAGCACCGGCGACGGCGTCGGCGATCTGGCCGGCGTCCGGGCCGGGCTGCCGTACCTGAAGAAGCTCGGTGTCGACGGCATCTGGCTGAGCCCGTTCTACCCCTCGCCGCAGCACGACCACGGCTACGACGTCGCCGACTACTGCGGAGTCGACCCGCTCTTCGGCGACCTCGCCGAGTTCGACCTGCTGATGGCGGCCGCCCGGCGGCTCGGCATCAAGGTGCTGCTCGACATCGTCCCCAACCACTGCTCCAGCGCGCACCCGTGGTTCCGCGAGGCCCTGGACAGCGCGCCCGGCAGCCCGGCCCGCGCCCGCTTCCACTTCGCCGACGGCTGCGGCCCCGACGGCGCCGAGCCGCCCAACAACTGGCACGCCATGTTCGGCGGTCCGGCCTGGACCAGAGTCAGCGACGGCCAGTGGTACCTGCACATGTTCACGCCCGAGCAGCCCGACTGGAACTGGCGCGACCCCGAGGTCGCCGCCGAGTTCGACCGCGTGCTGCGCTTCTGGCTCGACCGGGGCGTCGACGGCTTCCGCATCGACGTCGCCGCAGGCCTCTACAAGCACCCCGAACTGCCCGACTCCGACGACCCGGAGGCCGACGCCCGCACCCGCGACTCGGTCAACCCGCTCGCCTGGAACCAGCCCGAGGTGCACGAGGTGTGGCGCTGGTGGCGCGCCGTGTGCGAGGAGTACACCGCCCGCGACGGCCGCGAACGGCTCCTCGTCGGCGAGGTATCCGTCCCCACCGCCCGCGAACACGCCCTGTACGTCCGCCCTGACGAACTCCACCAGGCCTTCTTCTTCGACCTGCTCGGCGCCCCCTGGGACGCCGACGCCTTCCGCAAGGTCATCTCCGAGGCCATGCAGGACATCGCCGGCACGGGCTCGACCGTCACCTGGGTCCTCAACAACCACGACCAGGTCCGCACCGTCACCCGCTACGGCGAACCCGCCACCGAAGGCAGCGGCCTCGGCGCCGCCCGTGCCCGGGCCGCCGCGCTGCTGATGCTGGCGCTGCCCGGTGCCGCGTACATCTACCAGGGCGAGGAGCTGGGCCTGCCCGAGGTCGTCGACCTGCCCGACGACGTGCTCACCGACCCGATATTCCGCCGCACCGGCAGCCGCGCCCGCATCCGCGACGGCTGCCGGGTGCCGCTGCCCTGGTCCGGGCAGGCCTCCCCGTTCGGCTTCACCTCCGGCGCGGAGTCCGCCAAACCGTGGCTGCCACAGCCCGAGTACTTCGCCGAGTACGCCACCGACCGCGCCGTCACCGACACCCGCTCCTTCTGGCACCTGTACCGCGACGGCCTCCAACTGCGCGCCTCGCTGCCCCAGTTGGGCGAGGGCACGCTCCACTGGCTGGACACCCCGCCCGGTGTCCTCGCCTTCACCCGCGGCGACGGCCTGGTCTGCGCCGTCAACTTCGGTACGGCCCCCACACCCGCACCGGTCTCCGGCACCCCGCTGCTCTCCAGCGGCCCCTGCCCGGCCGGAGTCCTGCCCGGCGCCACGGCGGCCTGGTGGCTCAACGACCTGTGATCAACCACCTCCTGAAGGGACATCGATGATGATGCGACGCCGTACCACCCTGCTCACCGGCTGTACCGCCCTGACCCTCGCCCTCGCCGCCACCGCCTGCGGCGGCGGACCCGTCTCGGCCGGCGGCGGTGACAAGTCGCTCAGCGGCCAGACCGTCACCGTGGCCGGCGTCTGGTCCGGCAGCGAGCAGAAGAACTTCCAGAAGGTGCTGGACGCCTTCACCGCGAAGACCGGCGCCAAGACCCAGTTCGTCTCCACCGGCGACAACGTCTCCACCGTCGTCGGCAGCAAGATCGAGGGCGGCAACGCACCCGACGTCGTGATGGTCCCGCAGGTCGGCGTCCTCGACCAGTTCGCGAAGAAGGGCTGGCTCAAGCCGCTCTCGCCGACCGCCCAGCAGACGATCACCGCCGACTACGCGCCCGTGTGGAAGAAGTACGGCAGCGTCGACGGCACCCTGTACGGCCTGTACTTCAAGGCCGCCCACAAGTCGACCGTCTGGTACAGCCCCAACGCCCTCACCCAGGCCGGGGTCAAGCCCCCGAAGACGTACGACGAGATGCTGAAGGCCGGGCACACCGTCTCCGACTCCGGGCTCGCCGCCTTCGCCGTCGCCGGTGAGGACGGCTGGACCCTGACC from Streptomyces roseochromogenus subsp. oscitans DS 12.976 encodes the following:
- a CDS encoding glycoside hydrolase family 13 protein, giving the protein MLSKHHWWRDAVIYQVYVRSFLDSTGDGVGDLAGVRAGLPYLKKLGVDGIWLSPFYPSPQHDHGYDVADYCGVDPLFGDLAEFDLLMAAARRLGIKVLLDIVPNHCSSAHPWFREALDSAPGSPARARFHFADGCGPDGAEPPNNWHAMFGGPAWTRVSDGQWYLHMFTPEQPDWNWRDPEVAAEFDRVLRFWLDRGVDGFRIDVAAGLYKHPELPDSDDPEADARTRDSVNPLAWNQPEVHEVWRWWRAVCEEYTARDGRERLLVGEVSVPTAREHALYVRPDELHQAFFFDLLGAPWDADAFRKVISEAMQDIAGTGSTVTWVLNNHDQVRTVTRYGEPATEGSGLGAARARAAALLMLALPGAAYIYQGEELGLPEVVDLPDDVLTDPIFRRTGSRARIRDGCRVPLPWSGQASPFGFTSGAESAKPWLPQPEYFAEYATDRAVTDTRSFWHLYRDGLQLRASLPQLGEGTLHWLDTPPGVLAFTRGDGLVCAVNFGTAPTPAPVSGTPLLSSGPCPAGVLPGATAAWWLNDL
- a CDS encoding ABC transporter substrate-binding protein — translated: MRWIRAAGRGPRIRAAGRALLVLAVLMTGYVASGARAGESDGSGRGPLTLATAGDLTGYLGPLLQGWNRTHPGEKVTLVELPDSADETHAQMTTDLRGGDRGRFDVLNIDVNWTSEFAAAGWIRPLPSERFPLGTFLPPVVNTATYEGRLYAVPYVTNAGLLLYRRDILAKEGVPPPRTWAELEHDAKTIAPKYGLGGYAGQFLPYEGLTVNAAEAVYSAGGSILGDEGTRVTVDSAAAREGIGFLARGIREGWIPKAALTYKEEESKRAFQDGRLLFLRNWPYAYAVASAKGSKVAGKIGAVPLPGPDGPGTSVLGGSNLAVNSHARHPDSAARLIAYLTSAPVQRQVLTRGALPPVRAALYEDPALVRRFPYLPTLRTAVLTAAPRPKSAHYDQVSLVVQAIVHDALTGHETPAAAVRRLARELAAVSRR
- a CDS encoding PadR family transcriptional regulator — protein: MRLALLALLARGPAHGYELKQDLEQLLGSAYPQPNVGQIYVTLGRLEKSGLIEGEDVEQSSRPNKKVYHLTDAGREALHAWFEETEDEPRVRDEFFMKLALAPQTGLADQIALINKQRRQYLTTMRNLSKLAAAENRDNRIAHLLIEGAMLHLQADLDWLERCQEELE
- a CDS encoding ABC transporter ATP-binding protein produces the protein MSEDGTPVPRAEGAEVPAEGTPVRAEGTPVLRAEGLVKTHHGEGAPARAVRGVDLSVARGEFVAITGPSGAGKSTLLHLLGGLQRPDEGSIWLDGRCTDSFSEARWAVERRRAIGIVFQFFNLVSNLSVADNVELPALLAGVPPKQARAEREELLAELGLTGKERSMPGELSGGEQQRVALARALVNHPPLLLADEPAGSLDSKGTREVTRLLSRFHGRGQTIVLVTHDARLASAADRVISFFDGRIADDAPLDGAPASRKAGISGVLELRD
- a CDS encoding ABC transporter permease, encoding MGSGVRGSLRWAHSDLRTHRGEALFLVLATAGIVASLLLATALFGYATNPWQRIFTQARGAHVWIHTVPSADPRGLAELDGVASVAGPYRTESATVAVRGTRASVELRGTPRLPPVGRPLLTAGHWLDTAEPDGVVLESSLARALLAEPGDTLTLPGTARTLTVEGIADSAEPHYSPGEQPGLVWALPSAVRAPGGQVIGLRLDDPADTDYTVQRAVTVLGSGAVGEVSTWQQARSAAQGDNRLLGQVLGLFGLGALIAAGFAVHGAIATRIRGHLRDLSVLKAIGFTPGQVVRIFLLQHLAYALLGSVAAAALTEALGSRIPGRLGDAVGVWQGLPGHTVALLAVPLGTVLFIGLTTGLAAWRAGRVPPVPVPRPAAPAGGRLTGPARRALGLRLPAPLVLGVHKACAGRGRSLATVARLTLPLLLIVVALSAWTTIDRFHSDPERMGLPTALTVRSDGALDASGVRALLTGEHRVAAAYPGVEVAALVPGQTGTIALRGVGTRAESYPYALAEGRAARGPDEAVAGQGLLDLLHARVGDWVRMTVGDRPQILHIVGRSIEPQNAGRVATTSLDTLRANDPQLTTAFYELRLRPGADPRQVAGALSRAGRGHLDVHAVTNPADGLSPLRAVVAGLIAVLALIGLVELLTAIGGSVREGERDVLALKAIGMSPRQITAITVTATSCTALAAALAATALGLPLARRLIDAQGGSSGIGAGIAQSPSPMLLLSVGLTAVLGAALLSALPAGRAARKRLADTLSAVA